The following are encoded together in the Zingiber officinale cultivar Zhangliang chromosome 8A, Zo_v1.1, whole genome shotgun sequence genome:
- the LOC122007898 gene encoding UPF0481 protein At3g47200-like: protein MKNKDSTSAINIDAKWERKLENNAIYQAPRRVLKHQNPTIFKVLNVFRDVEPGAYDPMIVSLGPYHHHQPRLQASTNQLKRLLLNKLLEKGHEKSLRNYLILIKENETKVRNTYSEPPIDICEEQFVEMMLLDSVFVIMILWFWKNDGLEAIEDPIFRSGQRILILLARDMLLVENQLPFFLLEALFDKAFPNRRGRLKTWISQFFSRFMGSEHTLLSNLDNVTVHHILHLLYSCIVPSNRSSNDVVVEDLRLGWVSSATQLEATRIKFKRKQKAMSFLDITFKTGVLEIPQIEIDDDSNIFFRNLIAFEQCQNNAICNDISSYVWFLSCIAETVADVELLQRKAIIVNRLGSKKEVVKLFRKLCKEVVVDIQNCYISSVFKEIARYQQMKYVVCRCTSQMRCFSKSLVMSLVCSLSLQ, encoded by the coding sequence ATGAAGAACAAAGATAGTACTTCAGCGATCAACATAGATGCGAAATGGGaaagaaaattagaaaataatgcaaTCTACCAAGCACCGAGGCGAGTACTTAAGCATCAAAATCCAACAATCTTTAAAGTCTTGAATGTTTTTCGAGATGTCGAGCCTGGTGCCTATGATCCGATGATTGTCTCACTCGGACCTTACCACCATCACCAGCCTCGCCTTCAAGCCAGTACGAATCAGCTCAAACGGCTCTTGCTCAACAAATTGTTGGAAAAGGGCCATGAAAAAAGTCTGAGGAACTATCTCATACTTATCAAGGAAAATGAAACCAAAGTGCGAAATACTTACTCAGAGCCACCGATCGACATCTGCGAAGAACAATTCGTCGAGATGATGTTGCTGGACTCTGTGTTTGTCATCATGATCTTGTGGTTTTGGAAGAATGACGGATTGGAAGCTATAGAAGACCCAATCTTTAGGAGCGGACAACGAATTTTGATTTTACTAGCGAGAGACATGTTGCTAGTGGAGAATCAACTGCCCTTCTTTTTGCTTGAAGCTTTGTTCGACAAAGCATTTCCTAATAGACGCGGCAGGCTAAAAACATGGATAAGCCAATTCTTCAGTAGATTTATGGGTAGTGAGCACACATTATTATCGAATCTTGATAATGTAACAGTGCACCACATCCTCCATCTTCTTTATTCATGTATTGTGCCATCAAACAGAAGTAGCAATGATGTTGTTGTTGAGGACCTGAGGTTGGGATGGGTCTCAAGTGCGACTCAATTGGAGGCGACAAGAATAAAGTTCAAGAGGAAGCAAAAGGCAATGTCTTTCTTAGATATCACCTTCAAGACAGGGGTTCTAGAGATCCCCCAAATAGAGATCGACGACGACAGTAACATTTTCTTTAGGAACCTCATTGCGTTTGAGCAGTGCCAAAATAACGCCATTTGCAATGACATTTCGAGCTATGTCTGGTTCCTGTCTTGCATCGCTGAAACTGTGGCAGACGTCGAACTACTCCAGCGGAAAGCCATCATCGTCAACAGGCTTGGGAGTAAAAAGGAAGTAGTCAAGCTCTTCAGAAAGCTCTGCAAGGAGGTGGTGGTTGACATCCAAAACTGCTACATTTCGAGCGTCTTCAAGGAGATAGCGCGATATCAACAAATGAAATACGTGGTATGTAGATGTACATCACAGATGCGATGCTTTTCTAAATCCTTGGTCATGTCACTAGTTTGCTCCTTGTCATTGCAATAA